From a region of the Synechococcus sp. PCC 7502 genome:
- the rpsS gene encoding 30S ribosomal protein S19 encodes MSRSLKKGPFVADSLLTKIENLNAKGEKTVIKTWSRASTILPQMIGHTIAVHNGKQHVPVFVTEQMVGHKLGEFSLTRTFRGHAKGDKKARR; translated from the coding sequence ATGTCTCGTTCGTTAAAGAAAGGTCCATTTGTGGCTGATAGTCTCCTTACTAAAATTGAAAATCTCAATGCTAAGGGTGAAAAAACGGTAATTAAAACTTGGTCGAGAGCTTCTACGATCTTGCCTCAAATGATTGGACATACTATCGCTGTTCATAATGGGAAACAGCATGTTCCAGTCTTTGTAACAGAGCAAATGGTTGGACATAAACTCGGAGAGTTTTCCCTAACTCGTACATTTCGTGGTCACGCTAAAGGTGACAAAAAGGCAAGGAGATAA
- the rplV gene encoding 50S ribosomal protein L22, with amino-acid sequence MILSENEVPAIVKFIRMSPHKVRRVLDQIRGRSYREALIILEFMPYRACEPILKLLRSAAANAEHNNGFDRANLVVSQAYADMGSSLKRFRPRAQGRAYQILKPTCSITITVKPMEES; translated from the coding sequence ATGATCTTATCTGAGAATGAAGTTCCAGCCATAGTTAAGTTTATACGGATGTCTCCCCACAAGGTAAGACGAGTACTCGATCAAATTCGCGGTCGTAGCTACAGAGAGGCTCTAATCATACTTGAGTTTATGCCATATCGAGCTTGCGAACCAATATTAAAACTTTTACGGTCTGCAGCGGCAAATGCTGAACATAATAATGGATTTGATCGGGCTAACCTTGTAGTTAGTCAGGCCTATGCAGACATGGGAAGTAGTCTAAAGCGGTTTAGACCTCGAGCACAGGGTAGAGCCTATCAAATTCTTAAGCCCACCTGTAGTATCACCATCACAGTTAAACCAATGGAGGAATCATAA
- the rpsC gene encoding 30S ribosomal protein S3, with translation MGQKIHPTGLRLGIVQPHLSKWFADTDRYPILAAEDYEIRRHIEKTLSSAGISRILIDRKADQADIEIRTARPGVVVGRQGTGIDQLRKGLFEYLTKVGSIKKSGTSQIRINVVEVAKVDSEAPLIAEYIAQQLERRVSFRRIVRQAIQRAQRAGIEGIKVQIGGRLNGAEIARSEWVREGRVPLHTLRADIDYSYKTAQTIYGVIGVKVWVFKGEIIPGREESTLQQEQPRRRQQRRRTQFEDRSGVGES, from the coding sequence ATGGGACAGAAAATTCATCCAACTGGTTTACGGCTTGGTATTGTCCAGCCTCATTTATCCAAATGGTTTGCTGATACTGATAGATACCCTATCTTAGCTGCAGAAGATTATGAAATTCGTCGTCATATCGAGAAAACCCTAAGTAGTGCCGGAATTTCCAGAATTCTAATTGATCGTAAAGCCGATCAAGCTGATATAGAAATTCGTACGGCTCGACCTGGTGTTGTGGTTGGAAGGCAGGGAACAGGTATAGACCAGCTTCGTAAAGGATTATTTGAATACCTAACTAAAGTAGGTAGTATTAAGAAGTCTGGTACCAGCCAAATTCGGATTAACGTTGTGGAAGTTGCTAAGGTTGATTCTGAAGCTCCTCTCATTGCTGAATATATTGCCCAACAATTGGAACGTCGCGTTTCCTTTCGTCGCATAGTCAGACAGGCAATTCAAAGAGCCCAACGAGCGGGAATTGAAGGGATAAAAGTTCAAATTGGTGGTCGTCTTAATGGTGCTGAAATTGCTCGTAGCGAGTGGGTAAGAGAGGGGCGAGTACCCCTACATACTCTTCGCGCCGACATTGATTATTCCTATAAAACTGCCCAAACTATTTATGGAGTAATTGGAGTCAAGGTGTGGGTATTTAAAGGAGAAATTATTCCTGGAAGAGAGGAATCAACACTCCAACAGGAACAACCACGCCGCCGCCAGCAACGCCGTCGTACACAATTTGAAGATCGCTCAGGAGTTGGGGAGAGTTAA
- the rplP gene encoding 50S ribosomal protein L16: protein MLSPKRTKFRKTQRGRMSGPATRGANIDFGDFAMQALEPAWITSRQIESSRRAMNRYIKRGGKIWIRIFPDKSVTQRPADTRMGSGKGAPEYWVCVVKPGRIMFEVAGVTEETAKEAIRLAAAKMPIKTRFIKREKE, encoded by the coding sequence ATGTTAAGTCCTAAACGTACTAAATTTCGTAAAACTCAAAGGGGTAGAATGTCTGGTCCCGCAACAAGGGGTGCCAACATTGACTTCGGAGACTTTGCTATGCAAGCTCTAGAACCAGCCTGGATTACATCTAGACAGATTGAATCTAGTCGTAGAGCCATGAATCGCTACATTAAAAGAGGTGGCAAGATTTGGATTCGGATATTTCCAGATAAATCAGTTACCCAACGTCCAGCAGATACTCGTATGGGTTCTGGTAAGGGAGCCCCAGAATATTGGGTATGTGTAGTCAAACCCGGACGGATTATGTTTGAAGTTGCTGGAGTGACTGAAGAAACTGCTAAAGAAGCTATACGTCTTGCTGCAGCCAAAATGCCTATAAAAACAAGATTCATTAAACGTGAGAAGGAGTAA
- the rpmC gene encoding 50S ribosomal protein L29: MSLPKIEKIRELSDAEISTEILAIKRELFELRLKKATRQPFKPSDFGFAKHRLSQLLTIENQRKQAVNGGQN; encoded by the coding sequence ATGTCACTCCCCAAAATTGAAAAAATTCGGGAATTATCTGATGCTGAAATATCCACTGAGATTTTGGCAATTAAAAGAGAGTTATTTGAATTAAGACTAAAAAAGGCAACTCGTCAACCGTTTAAGCCTAGTGATTTTGGCTTTGCCAAGCATCGTTTAAGTCAACTATTAACTATCGAAAATCAACGTAAACAAGCTGTGAATGGAGGGCAAAACTAA
- the rpsQ gene encoding 30S ribosomal protein S17 produces MAIKEKVGLVVSNKMDKTVVVAVENRSSHGKYGKIVVQTRRFKAHDELNACKEGDQVRIQETRPLSRTKRWQVVNVINSTST; encoded by the coding sequence ATGGCTATTAAAGAGAAAGTCGGACTAGTTGTTAGTAATAAGATGGATAAAACAGTAGTTGTGGCTGTAGAAAATCGTTCATCCCACGGCAAATATGGAAAAATTGTGGTTCAAACTCGTAGGTTTAAAGCCCATGATGAGCTTAATGCCTGCAAAGAAGGTGACCAAGTCCGTATTCAAGAAACTCGCCCACTCAGTCGTACTAAGCGTTGGCAAGTGGTTAATGTAATCAATTCCACATCTACTTGA
- the rplN gene encoding 50S ribosomal protein L14: MIQQESYLNVADNSGAKKLLCIRVLAGGSRKFAAVGDVIIATVKDATPNMPVKKSDVVRAVVVRTRNTIRRDSGMSIRFDDNAAVIINAEGNPKGTRVFGPVARELRDKNFTKIISLAPEVL, from the coding sequence ATGATTCAACAAGAAAGTTACTTGAATGTAGCGGATAACAGTGGAGCTAAGAAGTTACTTTGTATCCGTGTCCTTGCTGGAGGAAGTCGTAAGTTTGCTGCGGTTGGAGATGTAATCATAGCAACTGTCAAGGATGCAACTCCTAATATGCCTGTTAAGAAGTCTGATGTGGTAAGAGCTGTGGTAGTTCGCACTAGGAATACAATTAGACGAGACTCGGGTATGAGCATCAGGTTTGATGATAATGCTGCTGTTATTATCAATGCTGAGGGTAATCCTAAAGGTACTCGCGTATTTGGTCCCGTAGCTAGAGAGCTAAGGGATAAAAACTTTACCAAAATTATATCTCTGGCACCGGAGGTACTCTAA
- the rplX gene encoding 50S ribosomal protein L24 → MSKKLPTYQGNATSFKMHVKKGDTVQIISGSYKGKVAKILAVFPKTSTVLVEGVNLKTKHVKPQGESQPGEIVTREFPIHSSKVMVYSDKEKLASRIGYTVTEAGKKVRTLKRTNEILS, encoded by the coding sequence ATGTCTAAAAAATTACCAACATATCAAGGCAACGCTACATCTTTCAAGATGCATGTTAAAAAAGGTGATACTGTTCAGATTATATCTGGAAGCTATAAGGGAAAAGTGGCAAAAATTCTAGCTGTCTTCCCTAAGACTAGTACTGTTTTAGTTGAAGGCGTAAACCTCAAAACAAAGCATGTCAAACCTCAAGGTGAGTCTCAACCAGGGGAAATCGTTACCCGAGAGTTCCCGATTCACAGTTCAAAAGTGATGGTGTATTCAGATAAGGAAAAATTAGCAAGTCGCATTGGCTATACAGTCACTGAAGCAGGCAAAAAGGTCAGAACTCTGAAAAGAACCAACGAAATTCTCAGTTAA
- the rplE gene encoding 50S ribosomal protein L5, which produces MSNRFKDSYYSQAIPKLVEQFKYTNVHQVPKFEKVVINRGLGEAAQNSKSLEASLVEIAAIAGQKPVVTRAKKAIAGFKVRQGVPVGMMVTLRRERMYAFLDRLINFSLPRIRDFRGVSPKSFDGRGNYTLGIREQLIFPEISYDSIDQVRGLDISIITTAKTDEEGRALLKAMGMPFRDQKDQ; this is translated from the coding sequence ATGTCAAATCGATTTAAAGATAGTTATTATAGCCAAGCTATACCAAAGTTGGTAGAGCAGTTTAAGTATACTAATGTACATCAAGTACCTAAGTTTGAAAAAGTTGTTATTAATAGAGGCTTGGGGGAGGCAGCTCAAAATTCTAAGTCTTTAGAAGCATCTCTAGTTGAAATAGCTGCTATTGCTGGTCAAAAACCAGTAGTTACAAGAGCTAAAAAGGCGATCGCTGGCTTTAAAGTAAGACAAGGTGTTCCTGTTGGTATGATGGTGACCCTAAGACGGGAACGGATGTACGCATTTTTAGATCGATTAATTAATTTTTCCTTACCTCGAATTCGTGACTTTCGTGGGGTTAGCCCTAAAAGTTTTGATGGTAGAGGTAACTATACTTTGGGTATACGCGAACAGCTAATCTTTCCAGAAATTAGCTATGACAGCATTGACCAAGTTAGAGGTTTAGATATTTCAATTATTACTACAGCAAAGACAGATGAAGAGGGGCGAGCTTTGCTTAAGGCTATGGGTATGCCCTTTAGAGATCAAAAGGATCAATAG
- the rpsH gene encoding 30S ribosomal protein S8 gives MATNDTISDMLTRIRNATSAKNQVTAIPATKMTQSIAQVLRQEGYISDFEEIGEGIDRRLMLSLKYKGKNRQPIITMLKRVSRPGLRVYSNHKDLPKVLGGIGIAIVSTSKGIMTDREARKQGVGGEILCFVY, from the coding sequence ATGGCAACTAATGATACTATTTCCGACATGCTTACAAGGATTCGTAACGCAACTAGTGCTAAGAACCAAGTTACAGCAATTCCTGCAACTAAAATGACTCAGAGTATTGCGCAGGTATTAAGACAAGAGGGCTATATCAGTGATTTTGAGGAAATTGGCGAAGGCATAGATCGACGTTTAATGCTTTCCCTAAAATATAAGGGTAAAAATCGCCAGCCGATTATAACTATGCTTAAAAGGGTTAGTCGTCCTGGTTTACGAGTTTATTCTAATCACAAGGATTTACCGAAGGTTTTAGGAGGAATTGGTATTGCCATTGTGTCAACGTCCAAGGGAATCATGACTGATCGCGAAGCCCGTAAGCAAGGTGTAGGTGGAGAAATACTCTGCTTTGTTTATTAA
- the rplF gene encoding 50S ribosomal protein L6, translated as MSRIGKRPINIPPKVSVAIAGQDVTVKGAKGELHRTLSPKIEIVQDGNNLQVNRRDDSRSARQLHGLSRTLVANMIEGVSNGFQTRLEIQGVGYRAQVQGTTLVLNVGYSIPVQINPPSGIDIKVEGTTNVIVSGINKEVVGNVAAQIRSVRPPEVYKGKGIRYAGEVVRRKAGKTGKK; from the coding sequence ATGTCCAGAATTGGCAAGCGCCCAATCAATATTCCCCCTAAAGTTAGCGTGGCGATCGCAGGTCAAGATGTTACCGTCAAAGGGGCTAAAGGGGAGTTACATCGCACATTATCTCCCAAAATTGAAATAGTTCAGGATGGTAATAACTTACAGGTAAATCGTCGTGATGATTCAAGATCAGCAAGACAGCTACACGGTTTATCTCGTACGCTTGTGGCTAATATGATTGAGGGAGTCTCTAATGGCTTTCAGACTCGCCTAGAGATTCAAGGTGTGGGTTATCGTGCTCAGGTACAAGGTACCACACTAGTTTTAAATGTTGGTTATAGTATTCCAGTGCAGATTAATCCTCCTTCTGGCATTGATATTAAAGTCGAAGGAACTACCAACGTTATTGTCAGTGGTATTAATAAAGAAGTAGTTGGTAATGTCGCTGCCCAAATTCGCTCAGTCCGACCACCTGAAGTTTATAAAGGTAAAGGTATCCGCTATGCAGGTGAGGTTGTCCGTCGTAAAGCTGGCAAGACTGGGAAGAAGTAA
- the rplR gene encoding 50S ribosomal protein L18: MKTSHKEATRSRHKRIRRKLSGTPERPRLSVFRSNKHIVVQIIDDANQHTLVAASTLESELKTSLSSTANCEASAKVGELIAQRAIAKGISQVVFDRGGNLYHGRIEALAEAARASGLVF, from the coding sequence ATGAAAACAAGTCATAAAGAGGCTACTCGTAGTAGACATAAGCGGATAAGACGGAAGCTTTCTGGCACTCCAGAGCGTCCTCGCTTATCAGTTTTTCGCTCAAACAAACATATAGTTGTGCAGATAATTGATGATGCCAATCAACATACTCTTGTTGCAGCATCTACCTTAGAGTCGGAGCTAAAAACTAGTCTAAGTTCCACCGCAAATTGTGAAGCCTCTGCTAAGGTGGGAGAGTTAATTGCCCAACGAGCGATCGCTAAAGGAATATCTCAAGTTGTATTTGATCGTGGCGGCAATCTTTACCACGGACGTATAGAAGCATTGGCTGAAGCAGCACGGGCATCGGGACTAGTTTTTTAG
- the rpsE gene encoding 30S ribosomal protein S5, protein MAERKNKDSRNSSPRDAGTPEGGREDKRGKGKRGETKKANDRNARGEKESEWQERVVQIRRVTKVVKGGKKLSFRAIVIVGNEKGQVGVGVGKASDVIGAVKKGVADGKKHLIEVPITKSNSIPHPSHGVGGGAQVMIRPASAGTGVIAGGAVRTVLELAGVKNILAKQLGSGNPLNNARAAINALSTLRTFSEVAKARDLTLENLYT, encoded by the coding sequence GTGGCAGAACGTAAAAATAAAGACAGTCGTAATAGCAGTCCTAGAGATGCTGGCACTCCAGAGGGTGGACGCGAAGATAAGCGTGGTAAAGGTAAGCGCGGCGAAACCAAAAAAGCCAATGATCGTAATGCTCGTGGGGAAAAAGAGTCCGAGTGGCAAGAGCGTGTTGTGCAAATCCGTCGTGTAACCAAGGTAGTAAAAGGTGGTAAAAAGCTTAGCTTTAGGGCGATCGTCATTGTTGGTAATGAAAAGGGACAAGTCGGTGTTGGTGTTGGCAAAGCCAGCGATGTAATTGGTGCCGTTAAAAAAGGCGTTGCCGATGGCAAGAAACACTTGATTGAAGTACCCATCACTAAATCTAATTCGATTCCCCATCCCAGTCATGGAGTTGGGGGTGGCGCTCAAGTTATGATTCGTCCTGCCTCGGCTGGTACTGGAGTAATTGCTGGTGGTGCGGTCAGGACTGTTTTAGAACTAGCTGGGGTAAAAAATATTCTTGCTAAGCAACTAGGTTCTGGTAATCCATTGAATAATGCTCGTGCTGCGATCAATGCTTTGTCCACATTACGGACTTTTAGTGAAGTTGCCAAGGCTAGAGATTTAACGCTAGAAAATTTATATACTTAA
- the rplO gene encoding 50S ribosomal protein L15 codes for MKLEDLKPQAGSQHRKRRVGRGIAAGQGASCGVGMRGQKSRSGRPTRPGFEGGQIPLYRRIPKLKHFTVINKREYTLINIAKLEQLAPNSEVSLESLIASGIITQNDGDLKVLGNGDISIPLTVHASAFSASAKAKIEAAGGTCVLV; via the coding sequence ATGAAATTAGAAGATTTAAAACCACAAGCAGGCTCACAGCATCGTAAGCGCAGAGTTGGAAGAGGTATTGCTGCTGGGCAGGGTGCAAGTTGTGGTGTGGGAATGCGGGGACAAAAATCTCGATCTGGAAGACCAACCAGACCAGGATTTGAAGGTGGTCAAATTCCTTTGTATAGACGGATTCCTAAGCTTAAGCATTTTACGGTAATTAATAAGCGTGAATATACTCTTATCAATATTGCCAAACTTGAGCAACTAGCTCCTAACTCTGAGGTGTCCCTAGAGTCGCTAATTGCATCGGGAATTATTACTCAAAATGACGGTGACTTAAAAGTTCTAGGAAATGGGGATATATCTATTCCCTTAACAGTTCATGCCAGTGCTTTTTCCGCAAGTGCTAAAGCCAAGATTGAAGCCGCAGGTGGAACTTGTGTTTTAGTTTAG
- the secY gene encoding preprotein translocase subunit SecY, which translates to MVVSKGKAPSAQETFMQMAQASGLRGRLLVTIGMLILVRLGIFLPLPGINRAIFAEAVKNNSVVNFLDIFSGGGLSALGIFALGIIPYINASIIMQLMTTALPTLENLQKNEGEAGRRKISQYTRYVALGWALLQSFGISIWVQGTGAVVNPGIGFSLETMVALTAGSMFVMWAGELVTERGVGNGASLLIFVSIVSGLPRSLGSTIALAQADSSRVGGVLLLLSIFLVMIVCIVFVQEGTRRIPIISARRQVGRKLYREQSSYLPLKLNQGGVMPIIFASSVLILPSFIGQTFASNQIVASVTSFLAPNTWGYVLFYLVLILGFSYFYSSLIVNPVDMSQNLKKMGSSVPGIRPGTATSTYLTKVLNRLTLLGAIFLGAVAIIPTAVERATGVATFSGIGATTLLILVGVAIETSKQIQTYVISQKYEGMVKQ; encoded by the coding sequence ATGGTAGTCAGTAAAGGGAAAGCACCTTCTGCTCAAGAAACATTTATGCAAATGGCTCAAGCAAGTGGCTTAAGAGGTCGCCTGCTTGTAACTATAGGTATGCTAATTTTGGTAAGGTTAGGGATATTTTTGCCTCTTCCGGGTATTAATAGGGCGATCTTTGCTGAAGCTGTTAAGAATAACTCCGTAGTCAATTTTCTAGATATTTTCTCTGGAGGGGGATTGTCGGCTTTGGGTATTTTTGCCTTAGGAATTATTCCTTATATTAATGCCTCAATTATTATGCAGTTAATGACCACTGCCCTGCCAACTCTGGAAAATCTTCAGAAAAATGAAGGAGAGGCAGGAAGAAGAAAAATATCTCAATATACAAGATATGTGGCGTTGGGCTGGGCATTATTGCAGAGTTTTGGTATATCTATTTGGGTGCAGGGGACTGGTGCAGTTGTAAATCCAGGTATTGGATTTTCCCTTGAGACTATGGTTGCTTTAACAGCTGGTTCTATGTTTGTAATGTGGGCAGGCGAACTGGTTACGGAAAGAGGAGTTGGTAATGGTGCTTCTCTGCTAATATTTGTGAGTATTGTTTCTGGGTTACCGCGATCCCTTGGCAGCACGATCGCCCTTGCTCAGGCAGATAGTTCTAGGGTTGGTGGTGTTCTCCTTTTATTATCAATCTTCTTAGTAATGATTGTATGTATCGTCTTTGTCCAAGAGGGTACCCGCAGAATTCCAATTATTTCCGCCCGTAGGCAGGTGGGGAGAAAGCTATATCGTGAGCAGTCTAGTTACTTACCCTTGAAGTTGAATCAGGGTGGAGTTATGCCAATTATCTTTGCTTCATCGGTTTTAATCCTGCCTTCTTTTATAGGGCAAACCTTTGCTAGTAACCAGATTGTTGCCTCAGTGACTAGTTTTCTCGCCCCTAATACTTGGGGATATGTTTTATTCTATCTAGTCCTAATTCTAGGGTTTAGCTATTTTTACTCTTCTTTAATTGTTAACCCTGTGGACATGTCCCAGAACTTGAAAAAGATGGGTTCAAGCGTGCCAGGAATTCGTCCAGGTACTGCCACTTCTACTTATTTAACTAAAGTTTTGAATCGTTTAACTTTGCTGGGGGCGATCTTCTTGGGTGCGGTGGCAATTATTCCTACGGCGGTTGAAAGGGCGACAGGTGTGGCAACCTTTAGTGGGATTGGGGCAACGACATTATTGATTTTGGTGGGTGTGGCGATCGAGACTTCCAAGCAAATTCAAACCTATGTGATTTCTCAAAAGTATGAGGGTATGGTTAAACAATGA
- a CDS encoding adenylate kinase has product MSVLNNPIRVILMGPPGAGKGTQGEILAALWQVPRIAPGDIFRAEIKAETELGLKVKAFSDSGKLVPDETVIELMRSRLNQPDTSSGWILDGFPRTVVQAESLDMLLAEMSQVYDYVINLEVPDHILIERLLLRAKQDGRVDDTEDVIKNRLQEYYAKTKPLLDFYGQRVIVIDGTPVLSEVTKDIQNKLGSL; this is encoded by the coding sequence ATGAGTGTTTTAAACAACCCAATTAGAGTAATTTTAATGGGTCCTCCTGGTGCTGGGAAAGGAACTCAAGGAGAGATACTAGCAGCATTATGGCAAGTACCTCGAATTGCGCCAGGTGATATTTTTCGAGCAGAGATTAAGGCTGAGACTGAATTAGGACTTAAAGTTAAGGCTTTTAGTGATTCTGGTAAGCTCGTTCCCGATGAAACTGTGATTGAACTTATGCGATCGCGGCTTAATCAACCTGACACAAGTTCTGGCTGGATATTAGACGGATTTCCTCGAACTGTTGTCCAAGCTGAGTCCCTTGATATGTTACTAGCAGAGATGTCTCAAGTTTATGATTATGTGATCAATTTAGAGGTACCTGATCACATTTTAATTGAGAGGCTCTTACTTCGAGCTAAACAGGATGGCAGAGTTGATGACACGGAAGATGTGATTAAAAATAGGCTTCAGGAATACTATGCAAAAACTAAACCTTTACTGGATTTTTATGGTCAAAGGGTTATAGTTATTGATGGAACCCCAGTTCTTAGTGAAGTCACCAAAGATATTCAAAATAAGCTAGGCTCACTATAA
- the infA gene encoding translation initiation factor IF-1, whose product MSKEDSIEMEGTVTESLPNAMFRVDLDNGFNVLAHISGKIRRNYIKILPGDRVKVELTPYDLTKGRITYRLRNQGGGTKKGI is encoded by the coding sequence TTGTCTAAAGAAGATTCAATTGAAATGGAAGGTACTGTGACTGAGTCACTGCCTAACGCTATGTTTAGGGTGGATTTAGATAATGGTTTTAATGTCTTGGCTCATATTTCTGGCAAGATTCGTCGTAACTATATTAAAATCCTGCCTGGTGATCGGGTTAAAGTTGAGTTAACCCCCTATGATTTAACTAAAGGTCGAATTACCTATCGACTAAGAAATCAAGGGGGAGGAACTAAAAAGGGTATATAG
- a CDS encoding DUF928 domain-containing protein, which produces MNNLSKTKQILATSVLSVFLSLSGVAISAPTQKPYGLGIPISSGTGGAVRSINTSLVIPLVPDDGGRTASERPTFYWYLADSANFPYKTIFELKDPTDRDGNVLFKVEGIAEKSGLYKLTLPKNAPALKPDKLYVWQLRMRGSTASSNLQTVGSILLSRLDGDMQKAIAKATTNIEKAQLYSQYGYWFDALSIYTNQLETEPKNQDIYKLRSEMILQVFTPQDKDPQLMSNLKSFIDKVNSTPKAELLSAI; this is translated from the coding sequence ATGAATAACCTATCAAAAACTAAACAAATCTTAGCTACTTCAGTTTTATCCGTGTTCTTGAGTCTAAGTGGAGTAGCAATTTCTGCCCCAACTCAAAAGCCCTACGGACTGGGAATCCCTATTTCTAGTGGTACTGGGGGTGCTGTTCGTTCCATTAATACGTCCCTGGTAATTCCCTTGGTTCCTGATGATGGCGGCAGAACAGCCTCAGAAAGACCCACTTTTTATTGGTATTTAGCTGATAGTGCTAATTTCCCCTATAAAACTATTTTTGAATTAAAAGACCCCACAGATCGAGATGGCAATGTTCTATTCAAAGTAGAAGGGATCGCTGAAAAAAGTGGACTGTATAAGTTAACTCTTCCCAAAAACGCACCAGCTTTAAAGCCTGATAAACTATACGTCTGGCAATTAAGAATGCGAGGCAGTACAGCAAGTAGTAATTTACAAACCGTTGGTTCAATCTTACTAAGTAGGTTAGATGGTGATATGCAGAAGGCGATCGCTAAAGCCACGACAAATATTGAAAAAGCTCAACTCTATAGTCAGTATGGATATTGGTTTGATGCTTTGAGTATATATACTAATCAACTCGAAACTGAACCGAAAAACCAAGATATTTACAAGCTCCGTTCAGAAATGATCTTACAAGTATTCACGCCCCAAGATAAAGACCCTCAACTCATGAGCAATCTTAAAAGTTTTATAGATAAAGTAAATAGTACTCCTAAAGCAGAACTTCTATCCGCCATATAG